One region of Mucilaginibacter sp. 14171R-50 genomic DNA includes:
- the pnp gene encoding polyribonucleotide nucleotidyltransferase, translating to MSLNVIKKVIDLGDGRTIEIETGKLAKQADGSVVIKMGDTMLLATVVSSPEAKEGVDFLPLSVDYQEKYAATGRIPGGFLRREARLSDYEVLISRLVDRALRPMFPEDYHADTQVMISLISADKDIMPDCLAGLAASAALSVSDIPFNGPISEVRVAKIDGQLVINPTLSQLQNATLEFIVAGSEHDINMVEGESAEIQEEELVEAIKFAHTAIKVQCLIQKELTVEVGKTQKRVYNHEHSNEELKKAIYAATYDKVYATAAEASAKDERAAKFKTIRDEYIETLGEIDDITKSLAKKYYHDVEYDAIRNLVLDEGKRLDGRTTTQIRPIWSEIGYLPSAHGSAVFTRGETQSLTTVTLGAKDDEQMIDGAFINGYQKFLLHYNFPGFSTGEVRPNRGAGRREIGHGNLAMRSLKRVLPAEDQNPYTIRVVSDILESNGSSSMATVCAGTLALMDAGVKITAPVSGIAMGLITNEMGTKYAILSDILGDEDHLGDMDFKVTGTSKGIVAVQMDLKINGLSYEVLTNALNQAKEGRLHILGEMAKTISAPREDYKPHAPRIVMIKIDKEFIGAVIGPGGKIIQEMQRETGATISIEEKDNQGFVQVFADNKAAIDAALSRIRAIASKPEVGEIYEGKVKSIMPFGAFVEIMPGKDGLLHISEIDHRRIETMDGIFNVGDEVRVKLLDVDKQGKLKLSRKALLPRPENNKPAENK from the coding sequence ATGAGTTTAAATGTAATTAAAAAGGTTATTGATTTAGGTGACGGCCGCACCATTGAGATCGAAACCGGTAAACTGGCCAAACAAGCCGATGGCTCGGTAGTAATTAAAATGGGCGACACCATGTTATTGGCTACAGTGGTGTCATCGCCCGAAGCAAAAGAAGGAGTTGATTTTTTACCACTTTCTGTTGACTATCAGGAAAAATATGCTGCTACCGGCCGTATTCCCGGTGGATTTTTACGTCGCGAGGCGCGTTTGTCAGACTACGAGGTATTGATCTCGCGTTTGGTTGACCGTGCACTGCGCCCGATGTTCCCTGAAGACTATCATGCTGATACACAAGTGATGATATCATTGATATCTGCTGATAAAGATATCATGCCTGATTGCCTTGCTGGTTTAGCTGCATCAGCGGCTTTATCGGTTTCTGATATCCCTTTTAACGGGCCGATATCTGAAGTGCGTGTCGCTAAAATTGACGGACAGTTGGTTATCAACCCAACTTTAAGCCAATTGCAAAATGCAACCTTAGAATTTATTGTTGCCGGCAGCGAGCACGATATAAACATGGTTGAAGGCGAAAGCGCCGAGATACAGGAAGAAGAATTGGTTGAGGCTATAAAATTTGCCCACACTGCTATTAAAGTACAATGTTTAATTCAAAAAGAATTAACCGTTGAAGTTGGCAAAACCCAGAAACGCGTTTACAACCACGAGCACAGCAACGAGGAGTTGAAAAAAGCCATCTACGCTGCTACTTACGATAAAGTTTACGCTACCGCGGCCGAAGCATCTGCAAAAGATGAGCGTGCTGCTAAATTCAAAACCATCCGCGATGAGTATATCGAAACTTTAGGCGAGATTGACGATATCACCAAATCTCTTGCTAAAAAATACTACCACGATGTTGAGTACGACGCTATACGTAACCTGGTATTAGACGAAGGCAAACGTTTAGATGGCCGCACCACTACCCAGATACGCCCGATATGGAGCGAAATTGGCTACCTGCCATCTGCCCACGGTTCGGCAGTATTTACACGCGGCGAAACGCAATCGTTAACTACCGTAACATTAGGTGCTAAAGACGATGAGCAAATGATAGACGGCGCGTTCATCAACGGTTATCAAAAATTCTTGTTACACTACAATTTCCCCGGTTTTTCAACCGGCGAAGTCCGTCCTAACAGGGGTGCAGGCCGTCGCGAGATCGGCCACGGTAACCTGGCAATGCGTTCTTTAAAACGTGTTTTACCGGCCGAAGACCAGAATCCTTACACTATCCGTGTTGTATCTGATATTTTAGAGTCAAACGGTTCATCATCAATGGCTACCGTTTGTGCGGGCACACTGGCCTTGATGGATGCCGGTGTTAAAATTACAGCGCCGGTATCTGGTATCGCTATGGGACTAATCACTAATGAAATGGGTACAAAATATGCTATCCTTTCTGACATTCTTGGTGATGAAGACCACTTGGGCGATATGGACTTTAAGGTAACCGGTACCTCAAAGGGTATTGTTGCGGTACAAATGGACCTGAAAATAAATGGTCTTTCATACGAGGTGTTAACCAACGCGTTAAACCAGGCTAAAGAAGGCAGGTTACACATCTTAGGCGAAATGGCTAAAACCATCAGCGCGCCGCGTGAGGATTACAAACCACATGCACCGCGTATCGTAATGATAAAAATTGATAAAGAATTTATCGGCGCCGTTATTGGGCCCGGCGGTAAAATCATCCAGGAAATGCAGCGCGAAACCGGTGCTACCATTTCTATCGAGGAAAAAGACAACCAAGGCTTTGTACAGGTATTTGCCGATAACAAAGCGGCTATTGATGCAGCCTTAAGCCGCATTCGCGCTATTGCTTCTAAACCCGAAGTTGGCGAGATATACGAAGGCAAAGTAAAATCAATTATGCCGTTTGGTGCATTTGTTGAAATTATGCCCGGCAAAGATGGTTTATTACACATATCTGAAATTGACCACCGCAGAATTGAGACCATGGACGGTATCTTTAATGTAGGCGACGAAGTGCGTGTTAAACTGCTTGATGTTGACAAACAAGGCAAATTGAAGCTTTCGCGTAAAGCTTTACTGCCCCGCCCCGAAAATAACAAGCCGGCCGAAAATAAATAA
- a CDS encoding thioesterase family protein: MPYSTFETELRVRPDDIDMFQHVHNSKYFDYVLAARYDQMERCYGMAMEKFMERGFGWVVRTAHVDYKRALTMGDHFIVKTGIETINDKGCRVAFTLTNKATKKVCCDGYFDYVMIDMATGRGVKVPDDVIEHYTI, translated from the coding sequence ATGCCCTACTCAACTTTCGAGACCGAACTGCGTGTACGCCCCGATGATATAGACATGTTTCAGCATGTACACAACAGCAAGTATTTTGATTATGTGCTTGCCGCCCGTTACGACCAGATGGAACGCTGCTACGGTATGGCTATGGAAAAATTTATGGAGCGCGGTTTTGGCTGGGTGGTACGCACCGCGCATGTTGATTATAAACGCGCGCTTACCATGGGCGATCACTTCATTGTAAAAACAGGCATCGAAACTATAAACGATAAAGGCTGCCGGGTTGCTTTCACCCTAACCAACAAAGCTACCAAAAAGGTTTGCTGCGATGGCTATTTTGATTATGTGATGATAGATATGGCTACCGGACGCGGCGTTAAAGTGCCGGATGACGTTATTGAACATTACACGATATAA
- a CDS encoding YciI family protein: MKRMLVLALVCVFAYGVNAQNAQYNKALADSLGADEYGMKMYVLVILKTGENKTTDKIIIDSLFKGHMANIGRLAANGKLVVAGPIGKNDKNYRGIFIFNAKTVDEAKQLVATDPAVNSKLLDAEFYPWYGSAALPVYLETHKRVEKNSH, encoded by the coding sequence ATGAAAAGGATGTTAGTGCTTGCCTTAGTATGTGTTTTTGCTTATGGGGTAAATGCCCAAAACGCTCAATATAACAAAGCGCTGGCCGATTCGCTTGGCGCTGATGAGTACGGCATGAAGATGTATGTACTGGTAATACTTAAAACCGGCGAGAACAAGACCACCGATAAAATCATCATTGATAGCTTATTTAAAGGGCACATGGCTAATATTGGCCGCCTGGCTGCGAACGGTAAATTGGTAGTTGCCGGGCCAATTGGTAAAAACGATAAAAACTACCGGGGCATATTTATTTTTAACGCCAAAACCGTTGATGAAGCCAAACAACTGGTAGCGACAGATCCTGCCGTTAACAGCAAGCTACTTGATGCCGAATTTTATCCCTGGTATGGATCGGCAGCCTTACCGGTTTACCTGGAAACTCATAAAAGGGTAGAGAAGAATAGTCATTAA
- a CDS encoding MATE family efflux transporter, whose amino-acid sequence MSQTVKPRGKVISFLSVLKQSLKGEQVDLTTISIKRAIVLLAIPMMLEMAMESVFALVDLYFVGHLKNSSHAIQTVGLTESVLTVIYSLAIGLSMAATAVVARRIGEKNPEAASKAGMQTIVIAVAANLVISIFGWLHARDLLLLMGASAETADHGTPFVRIMMAGSIIIVLLFLINGIFRGAGNAAIAMRSLWIANIANIILCPVFIRGLGPIPAFGLTGAAIATTIGRSLGVLYQVYNLFNNKNALRVRLNYFIPDWHQIKAIVKVAAPGILQFVIASCSWIFLAQLVATTGGDQGSAGYQTSLRLMMFFLLPAWGLSNAAATLVGQNLGAGRVDRAEQSVFQTIKYTVVFLGIVSVLFLTCGQFFSSFFTNDDVVKKVATRSLQILSGGFIIFGMGMVLTSAFNGAGDTWTPTKINFFTFWLFQIPFAYLLAKYFEMGPTGVFIAIPIAEIGLTIAAYILFKKGKWKKTMV is encoded by the coding sequence ATGTCGCAAACCGTAAAGCCCCGGGGCAAAGTAATATCATTTTTAAGCGTTTTAAAACAATCATTAAAAGGCGAGCAGGTGGACCTTACCACTATCAGCATAAAAAGGGCCATAGTGTTGTTAGCCATACCCATGATGCTTGAAATGGCTATGGAGTCGGTATTCGCTTTGGTCGATCTGTATTTTGTGGGGCATCTTAAAAACAGCAGCCACGCTATCCAAACCGTTGGGTTGACCGAATCTGTGCTGACCGTAATATACTCGTTAGCAATAGGGTTAAGCATGGCTGCCACAGCTGTTGTAGCCCGACGCATTGGCGAAAAAAACCCCGAGGCGGCGTCAAAAGCGGGGATGCAAACTATTGTTATAGCGGTAGCTGCAAATTTAGTGATCAGTATTTTTGGATGGTTACACGCCCGCGATCTGCTGCTTTTGATGGGCGCGTCAGCCGAAACAGCCGATCATGGCACGCCGTTCGTGCGTATCATGATGGCCGGCAGTATCATTATCGTATTATTATTTTTAATAAACGGCATTTTCAGGGGCGCCGGTAACGCGGCCATTGCCATGCGCAGCCTGTGGATAGCCAATATAGCCAACATCATATTGTGCCCTGTGTTTATCAGGGGCCTTGGCCCTATTCCCGCGTTTGGCTTAACCGGTGCGGCTATTGCCACCACTATTGGCCGCAGCCTGGGTGTATTGTACCAGGTTTATAACTTGTTCAATAATAAAAATGCTTTAAGGGTACGCCTGAATTATTTTATCCCCGACTGGCACCAAATTAAAGCTATTGTAAAAGTGGCCGCCCCGGGTATTTTACAATTTGTTATCGCGAGCTGCAGCTGGATATTTTTGGCGCAGCTGGTTGCCACCACCGGCGGCGACCAGGGCTCGGCGGGCTACCAAACGTCGTTACGGTTAATGATGTTCTTTTTGCTGCCTGCCTGGGGGCTTAGCAACGCGGCCGCCACGCTGGTTGGCCAAAACCTTGGCGCAGGCCGGGTAGACAGGGCCGAACAATCGGTGTTCCAAACCATAAAATACACGGTAGTTTTTCTGGGAATCGTTAGCGTGTTGTTTTTAACATGCGGGCAATTCTTTTCTTCGTTCTTCACAAATGATGATGTGGTAAAGAAGGTGGCTACCCGGTCGCTGCAAATTTTAAGCGGGGGCTTTATTATTTTTGGTATGGGCATGGTTTTAACAAGTGCTTTTAACGGTGCCGGCGATACCTGGACACCCACCAAAATAAATTTCTTCACCTTTTGGCTGTTTCAGATACCGTTTGCTTATTTATTGGCAAAATATTTTGAAATGGGCCCAACCGGTGTATTTATTGCAATCCCAATTGCCGAAATTGGGTTAACTATAGCAGCCTATATACTGTTTAAGAAAGGTAAATGGAAGAAAACGATGGTATAG
- the rpsO gene encoding 30S ribosomal protein S15 — protein sequence MYLSKEAKAEIFAKHGKSATDTGSTEAQVALFTTRIAHLTGHLKKNKHDFSTQLSLQKLVGKRRGLLAYLYKKDIERYRAIIKALQLRDIIK from the coding sequence ATGTATTTAAGTAAAGAAGCAAAGGCAGAGATCTTTGCAAAACACGGTAAAAGCGCAACCGACACAGGTTCGACCGAAGCACAGGTAGCATTATTTACCACACGTATCGCACACTTAACCGGGCACCTGAAAAAGAACAAACACGATTTTTCGACCCAGTTATCACTGCAAAAATTAGTAGGTAAACGCCGCGGATTGCTGGCATACCTATACAAAAAAGACATTGAAAGATATCGTGCTATTATCAAAGCTTTACAGCTTAGGGATATTATCAAATAA